Proteins encoded in a region of the Trypanosoma brucei gambiense DAL972 chromosome 11, complete sequence genome:
- a CDS encoding RNA polymerase I second largest subunit,putative: MTAMERLKLVRCSIARLRYLGERHRHTSKLDTTGGDRLLSFFEGLRKRVLKLEYNPRVVAKSKVGAPKHLDYIRGHANALLGEASTIISECEQAMDRSEAVYEGLAYHQLQDTHRELENLVGLLSGAPSDMESAGSLKLLADLVSPHVAEFDAFAEQRVPEFLQELKNEGFLFSSVINDSQQPANAIGLLSVFIVDVAIGVRPGRSARLVIQHALHNLARLKSRVDKADLTLGAEEDSSNNEHHRMQSLEFEVIRGRLREAKEELERIRDKWDHDEGDIFSRAGTGVQSLQSIIDAKRVKESTVIEEAQAIHDRTVYACLPFASPQYCRIRSETYSQPCHVRVGFKFVAKGDGSVSRTKTQLIYNLMPEFLILMRQQGIAPSDHERFATLAPSKYELWLSLGELPEMVLGARCALRGVNQRLDHFRALEEQKEVGGYFVLRGGERILRNLILQRCNVPLNIERERFATVDSFFSPRAVIIRCKRPSGLTVQNYFYYATKGEVIFTFARRVVWNIPALLVLSALNTRHRTSLDIYKLLTIGLTNGRSPHAARVEALLQHHSQMPYSTLDNFLDYLAVVGLMYRRYHESSFIFRFLPQYHTSFATQHDAWYGLFMLRRHMLPHLNTAEATPDLPPTATSREIREWLSTGLQEELAAKFDALIGILRQLLVFNDGATGNQGNDVLAYQEVFTVSQVLIGAFEVSLMKTMGAVTFRMAGQLSPEIFQATMCLAETPVREAANTLEKLNQLLEYSCRNNGPDPLITLNRLLLTGNFALDREEDFYSPQTAGWAVMTEHLNFYRSFEQLMCVHRGKSIAEMRSSDVRRYPCEAYGFICMVHSPDGEDCGVLNHLSISTVLSASPRVGSSQYKILLAFIEEELKNVRNTTSLISCVDQLVGTVPVWLEGRLLGYLSPNEALSASKALTQKKALRSRGVVGVTGIVRRDSISSLNTMEVVYIPPGSKDPMGLYIFYQYGRLMRPVLQIESPSRGGDLPFPVVYLGTWEQSWRDIAAVPSDLFDGFDQLRRKYEFMEQNGFNILSFTSSTIPFFEHNCSPRNLFQCGLSKQTAGTQLQTQAWRRDAKLFRMYYPQRYISRTLPMDYFGLDDVSLGVNAVVAILAYTGYDLDDAMILNSTAKQFGMLNAGVTVAKIVKASGKGDSNDVFVFHNCLPDGQPFTPELDRHGLPKKRAVPNATAYFSFDTDHKYPSLRDSSAVYCCAKRFEYIDPLTNEKTYEYTRHQITKWRHFDKGEDAWVHSVIPLTYDGPDPTSVLVLFRIPRPPVIGDKFSSRHGQKGTLPLDIRSHDLPFSTRDGITPDIIINPHAFPSRMTVGMVLEMMGAKLGCIQGRLCDHSAWSVIDEQPRSAKTIGDALEALGYNRYGREKLIDGITGEEIEAEVLVGISGYQRLRHMVSDKWQARARTDSHTHRAVTKTGQPVKGRKRHGGVRVGEMERDALLSHGVAEVVIDRLLHVSDKTKAFICVECGSMLSIYERHATEYSTWKTCKFCSAGLHETDDTIAFVEIPQVLRLWATELTSVGIRVVLKTSETSL, encoded by the coding sequence ATGACCGCAATGGAGAGGCTCAAACTTGTGCGCTGCTCCATAGCGCGGCTGCGCTATCTTGGTGAGCGCCATCGTCACACGTCGAAGCTCGACACAACCGGTGGTGACCGGCTGCTGAGTTTCTTCGAGGGACTACGCAAGCGAGTACTGAAGCTTGAGTACAACCCCCGTGTAGTCGCAAAATCCAAAGTCGGTGCACCAAAGCACCTTGATTATATCAGAGGGCACGCGAATGCTCTTCTGGGAGAGGCATCGACCATTATTTCCGAATGTGAACAAGCGATGGACCGAAGCGAAGCTGTGTACGAGGGTCTTGCGTATCACCAGCTCCAAGATACACATCGCGAGTTGGAGAACTTAGTAGGGTTGCTATCCGGTGCGCCATCAGATATGGAGAGCGCTGGATCTTTGAAACTACTTGCTGACCTGGTTTCTCCTCATGTGGCCGAATTTGATGCCTTTGCAGAGCAGCGCGTGCCAGAGTTTTTACAAGAATTGAAAAACGAgggtttccttttctcttcagtAATAAATGATTCTCAACAACCTGCCAATGCGATTGGACTTCTGTCAGTGTTCATTGTCGATGTCGCCATCGGAGTTCGACCTGGGCGTTCTGCTAGGTTGGTGATTCAGCATGCCCTTCACAACTTGGCCAGGCTCAAGTCTCGTGTTGACAAAGCCGATCTAACCCTTGGGGCGGAGGAAGACAGTAGCAATAACGAACATCACAGGATGCAGTCTCTCGAATTCGAGGTTATTCGTGGCCGTTTAAGAGAAGCTAAGGAGGAATTGGAAAGAATAAGGGATAAGTGGGATCACGACGAAGGGGATATATTCTCACGAGCCGGTACTGGGGTTCAAAGTTTGCAGTCAATTATTGATGCAAAGCGAGTGAAGGAGTCGACGGTGATTGAGGAGGCGCAAGCAATACATGATCGAACAGTTTATGCGTGCCTTCCTTTTGCGTCTCCGCAATACTGTCGCATTCGGAGTGAGACATATTCCCAACCTTGCCATGTGCGGGTGGGTTTTAAGTTCGTTGCCAAGGGAGATGGATCAGTCTCTCGAACGAAGACGCAGTTGATATATAATCTTATGCCAGAATTCTTGATTCTCATGCGCCAACAAGGGATTGCCCCTTCTGATCATGAGCGTTTTGCCACCCTTGCACCCAGTAAGTACGAGTTGTGGTTATCCCTGGGAGAGTTACCGGAGATGGTATTGGGTGCTCGCTGCGCCCTCCGCGGTGTGAACCAGCGACTTGATCACTTTCGTGCCTTAGAGGAGCAAAAGGAGGTAGGCGGTTATTTCGTTTTGCGCGGTGGTGAGCGTATTCTACGGAACCTCATTCTACAGCGCTGCAATGTTCCTCTTAATATCGAGCGTGAGCGGTTTGCGACCGTggattctttcttttctccgaGGGCGGTAATTATCCGTTGCAAGCGTCCGAGTGGTTTAACCGTCCAAAACTACTTCTACTATGCAACCAAGGGTGAGGTGATCTTTACCTTCGCACGGAGGGTCGTGTGGAATATCCCGGCCCTATTGGTATTATCTGCCCTGAACACCCGGCATCGGACTTCGCTGGATATATACAAGCTTCTTACCATTGGCCTCACCAACGGTAGAAGCCCTCATGCTGCGCGTGTGGAGGCACTTTTGCAGCACCATAGCCAGATGCCGTACAGTACTCTCGACAATTTCCTGGATTATTTAGCGGTCGTGGGTCTGATGTACAGACGGTACCACGAGTCATCCTTTATCTTTCGGTTTCTCCCGCAGTATCACACTTCTTTTGCCACTCAGCACGACGCCTGGTATGGTTTGTTCATGCTGCGACGACATATGTTGCCGCACTTGAATACTGCTGAGGCTACGCCGGATTTGCCCCCTACAGCCACCTCACGAGAGATCAGGGAGTGGCTTTCCACTGGACTCCAGGAGGAGCTAGCTGCGAAGTTCGATGCATTAATTGGTATCTTGCGTCAGCTGTTGGTTTTTAATGACGGTGCAACGGGTAACCAGGGGAACGACGTGCTCGCTTATCAGGAGGTGTTCACGGTTTCGCAAGTGCTAATAGGTGCTTTCGAGGTGTCATTGATGAAAACCATGGGGGCAGTGACCTTTCGTATGGCAGGTCAACTTTCCCCTGAGATATTTCAAGCCACTATGTGCTTGGCAGAAACTCCAGTACGAGAAGCCGCCAATACCCTTGAGAAGCTGAATCAGTTACTGGAATACAGCTGTCGTAACAATGGACCTGATCCACTTATTACACTCAATCGGTTGCTTCTTACGGGAAACTTTGCCCTTGACCGTGAAGAAGATTTTTATTCTCCCCAAACCGCTGGCTGGGCAGTTATGACGGAACACTTAAACTTCTATCGGTCCTTTGAGCAGCTCATGTGCGTACATCGTGGTAAATCGATCGCAGAAATGCGTTCGAGTGATGTGCGCAGGTACCCATGCGAGGCTTACGGGTTTATATGCATGGTTCATAGCCCCGATGGCGAGGATTGCGGTGTCCTAAATCACCTGAGTATAAGCACGGTTCTTTCTGCCTCTCCTCGAGTTGGGTCAAGCCAGTACAAAATTCTCCTGGCTTTCATTGAGGAAGAGCTAAAGAATGTTAGGAATACCACATCACTGATTTCCTGTGTGGATCAGTTGGTCGGTACCGTTCCTGTGTGGTTGGAAGGAAGGCTGCTGGGTTACCTCTCACCTAACGAGGCTCTGAGTGCCTCCAAAGCTCTCACACAGAAGAAGGCATTACGAAGCCGGGGAGTTGTGGGTGTCACAGGTATCGTGAGGCGCGACAGTATAAGTTCTCTAAACACTATGGAGGTTGTCTACATACCGCCTGGGAGCAAGGATCCAATGGGGTTGTACATATTTTACCAGTACGGAAGACTCATGCGCCCGGTGCTGCAAATTGAGTCGCCGTCTCGCGGCGGCGACCTTCCATTTCCTGTCGTTTACCTAGGTACTTGGGAGCAGTCGTGGAGGGACATTGCTGCCGTCCCCTCCGACCTTTTTGATGGTTTTGACCAACTGAGACGCAAGTACGAGTTTATGGAACAAAACGGGTTCAACATATTGAGCTTCACTTCCTCGACGATTCCATTCTTTGAACATAACTGTTCTCCCCGTAACCTTTTTCAGTGTGGATTGTCAAAACAGACGGCTGGTACACAACTCCAAACTCAGGCATGGCGACGGGATGCGAAGCTCTTCCGCATGTACTATCCCCAACGTTATATTAGTCGTACACTCCCGATGGATTACTTTGGCCTAGATGACGTAAGCTTGGGAGTTAATGCGGTGGTTGCCATCCTTGCCTACACAGGCTATGATTTGGACGATGCCATGATACTAAACAGCACAGCGAAACAATTTGGTATGCTTAATGCTGGTGTTACCGTTGCAAAGATCGTAAAAGCCAGTGGGAAAGGAGACAGCAACGATGTCTTCGTGTTTCACAACTGTCTTCCAGATGGGCAGCCCTTCACACCGGAGTTGGATCGTCACGGCCTTCCAAAAAAGCGTGCAGTGCCCAATGCAACGGCGTATTTCTCGTTTGATACCGATCACAAATATCCGTCGTTGAGGGATAGCAGTGCAGTGTATTGTTGTGCCAAGCGCTTTGAGTACATCGACCCATTAACCAATGAGAAGACTTATGAATACACACGTCACCAAATAACGAAGTGGAGGCACTTTGACAAAGGTGAGGATGCATGGGTCCACAGCGTCATTCCACTAACATATGACGGACCGGACCCCACCAGTGTGCTGGTTTTGTTCCGTATCCCGCGCCCGCCTGTTATCGGTGACAAATTTTCCTCGCGCCATGGACAGAAGGGGACACTTCCCCTTGACATACGCTCTCACGATTTACCGTTCAGCACACGTGATGGTATTACGCCTGACATTATTATCAACCCTCATGCTTTCCCCTCCCGCATGACAGTAGGCATGGTGCTGGAGATGATGGGTGCGAAGCTGGGCTGTATCCAAGGTCGGTTGTGCGATCATAGTGCATGGAGTGTTATTGATGAGCAGCCCCGATCCGCTAAAACGATTGGCGACGCCCTTGAGGCACTCGGTTACAACCGATATGGCCGTGAGAAACTTATAGATGGCATAACTGGGGAGGAAATCGAAGCTGAAGTATTGGTAGGCATCTCGGGATACCAGCGCTTGCGGCACATGGTAAGTGACAAGTGGCAGGCGCGGGCCAGGACAGATTCTCACACTCATCGAGCAGTGACGAAAACAGGGCAACCAGTGAAGGGACGTAAGCGCCACGGTGGCGTCCGCGTCGGTGAGATGGAGCGTGATGCGTTGCTTTCCCACGGTGTGGCTGAGGTCGTTATCGACAGGCTGCTTCATGTGTCCGATAAAACGAAGgcttttatttgtgttgAGTGCGGCTCTATGCTGTCCATTTACGAACGACACGCAACAGAATATTCAACGTGGAAAACGTGCAAATTCTGCAGTGCAGGTCTGCACGAGACAGATGACACAATAGCTTTCGTTGAGATCCCGCAGGTGCTTCGTCTCTGGGCAACGGAGCTTACAAGCGTCGGCATTCGAGTTGTGCTGAAGACCAGTGAAACATCCTTGTAA
- a CDS encoding epsin, putative, translating to MSFPTSLHAAKEMLRMKTSGNEYARLVHEATNEDPWGPTGEQMDNVCRVFQAGTVKIMEEIKLRLKNRDKSWRPCYKALLLLDHLARNVPEVGLPPLCSILPTLQHISQTFYYTGKQGADHGLSVRERAKKLFDLLSDPATLRDERYKAAATRAKLSGESIGSNMYGGFGSSQFQGGSNATQPSNTFQHASTTSYTISREQQEQEDRELAARMQREEERRAGITVSEAQRMLGLERRSNAAKEASEKADMELAKRLEEEERRRAFGGVGAAPSEIKATAPPEDNISSNAVEAHPKAEPRHDMLDDLFASAPAAPVTATAPPSAFSMPAQQQAASVDPFGGFTSNNAQQLQTHQQWPQQQQQWPQQQQQWPQQQQQQWPQQQQQQWPQQPSQTQFPYANSQPLAAPLQQPAGVPSGGGWYNMPPTAQQTQSPPLSQAMPTAQSGMWSSGAPHSAVGMGMGAPQGYAPFDNMGTGVTQLNTMEQQIAQFAGQNSGFPQPSSTSLDGIMAGRRLGQ from the coding sequence ATGTCATTTCCGACTTCTCTCCACGCGGCAAAAGAGATGCTTCGTATGAAAACCAGCGGTAACGAATATGCACGACTTGTTCATGAAGCGACAAATGAGGACCCTTGGGGTCCGACTGGTGAGCAAATGGACAATGTTTGTCGTGTCTTCCAAGCTGGTACTGTAAAAATTATGGAGGAGATCAAGCTTCGTTTGAAGAATCGCGACAAGTCTTGGAGACCCTGCTACAAAGCTCTTCTACTTCTGGATCACCTGGCGCGAAATGTTCCTGAGGTTGGACTCCCTCCCCTTTGCTCGATACTCCCCACTTTGCAGCACATCTCCCAGACATTTTACTATACGGGAAAGCAAGGAGCGGACCACGGTCTTTCTGTGAGGGAGCGTGCCAAGAAGCTCTTCGACCTTCTCAGCGATCCTGCCACGTTGCGCGATGAGCGTTACAAAGCTGCAGCAACACGGGCCAAATTGAGTGGTGAGTCCATTGGCAGCAACATGTATGGTGGATTTGGTTCTTCGCAATTCCAAGGGGGTTCGAATGCCACACAACCTTCAAACACATTTCAGCATGCCTCCACTACAAGTTATACAATTTCACGGGAACAGCAAGAACAGGAGGATAGAGAGCTCGCCGCCCGCATGCAACGTGAGGAGGAGCGCCGCGCCGGCATAACTGTTTCTGAGGCACAGCGTATGCTTGGACTCGAAAGGCGCAGCAACGCGGCAAAAGAGGCATCCGAAAAAGCCGACATGGAGCTAGCGAAGCgacttgaggaggaggaaagacgTCGGGCGTTTGGTGGCGTGGGTGCAGCGCCCTCTGAAATCAAGGCAACGGCACCACCAGAAGATAATATTTCTTCTAATGCAGTTGAGGCCCATCCAAAGGCAGAGCCTAGGCACGACATGCTGGATGACCTTTTTGCGTCAGCTCCCGCGGCACCAGTAACTGCCACAGCGCCTCCTAGCGCGTTCTCTATGCCTGCCCAACAGCAGGCAGCCTCGGTAGATCCATTTGGAGGTTTTACAAGCAACAATGCCCAGCAGCTGCAAACTCACCAGCAGTGGccccaacaacagcagcagtggccccaacaacagcaacagtggccccagcaacaacagcaacagtggccccagcaacaacagcagcagtggcCCCAGCAGCCGTCACAGACTCAATTCCCGTACGCTAATTCTCAGCCTTTAGCCGCACCCTTGCAACAACCGGCCGGTGTCCCTTCCGGTGGAGGATGGTACAATATGCCGCCAACAGCTCAACAGACTCAATCACCACCTTTGTCGCAAGCGATGCCGACCGCACAGTCGGGCATGTGGTCCAGTGGCGCTCCACACTCTGCTGTGGGCATGGGAATGGGCGCTCCCCAGGGTTATGCACCTTTCGACAATATGGGCACCGGCGTGACCCAACTGAATACGATGGAACAACAAATCGCACAGTTCGCTGGTCAGAACAGTGGCTTTCCACAACCTTCGTCCACTTCACTGGACGGTATAATGGCTGGTCGCCGGTTAGGTCAGTAG
- a CDS encoding ribosomal protein L21E (60S), putative, which yields MVHSHGYKCGTRHLFAKKFRKHGVPSVSTILTNFKVGDYVDVVADAAVRAGMPHKYYHGRTGIVWNVTPRGVGVIINKPVRNRTVRKRICVRFEHVRKSRCQEAFKQKLKDLEAFRAAKKAGTPLPPKKVSTRNGGFVCPKKVEVLARRTADYEAMIPY from the coding sequence ATGGTTCACTCCCACGGGTACAAATGTGGCACCCGCCACCTCTTCGCTAAGAAGTTTCGCAAGCACGGAGTTCCTTCTGTCAGTACGATACTGACCAACTTCAAGGTCGGTGACTACGTTGACGTTGTTGCGGACGCTGCTGTACGTGCTGGGATGCCCCACAAGTATTACCACGGCCGAACCGGCATTGTATGGAACGTAACGCcgcgtggtgttggtgttatcatcAATAAACCGGTGAGGAACCGTACAGTTCGCAAGCGCATCTGCGTGCGTTTTGAGCACGTGCGTAAGTCTCGCTGCCAGGAGGCATTCAAGCAGAAGCTAAAGGACCTTGAAGCATTTCGGGCTGCTAAGAAGGCGGGAACCCCACTTCCACCCAAAAAGGTGAGCACCCGCAACGGCGGATTTGTTTGCCCCAAGAAAGTGGAGGTGCTGGCGCGCCGCACGGCAGACTACGAGGCAATGATTCCATATTGA